GCGATCCGGTGCAGATCATCGTCAGCGATTGGATGATGCCCAAGCTCGATGGGCTCGAACTCTGCAAACGCATCCGCGCGCGGCGGTCGCGGGATTACGTCTATTTCGTCCTGCTCACGGCGCGGTCGGACAAGGAGAATTACCGCACGGCCATGGAAAAAGGGGTCGATGATTTCCTGGCGAAGCCATTTCGGTGCGACGAACTGTTGATCCGGTTGCGCGTGGCGGAGCGAATCCTGGGCGTCATGAGCCAGGTGAAAGAGTTGAAAAGCCTCTTGCCGATTTGCAGCTACTGCAAACGCATCCGGGATGACCGCGATTACTGGCATCAGATCGAATCCTACATCCACGCTCAGACCGGCACGGACTTCACGCACAGCATCTGTCCGCAATGCTACCAGGAACACATCAAACCGTACCTGGAAGAGTCGCGGCGCCGCGCCCCGGTCGCCGTGTGAGAGCGGCAAGGCAAAATCGTTACAACGTTAAGAGGTTAAATCGTTAAATCGGTTTATGGGTCAGGGGGGATTCTGATCGCAGCTGCCCCATCCCCCGATTTAGTTAGCTAGCTAGTTAGCTAGCTAGGAATCAGGATCAG
This region of Verrucomicrobiota bacterium genomic DNA includes:
- a CDS encoding response regulator produces the protein MKILLVDDDPVALEILQTALAYAGHQTVEARNGEEAWSVLARDPVQIIVSDWMMPKLDGLELCKRIRARRSRDYVYFVLLTARSDKENYRTAMEKGVDDFLAKPFRCDELLIRLRVAERILGVMSQVKELKSLLPICSYCKRIRDDRDYWHQIESYIHAQTGTDFTHSICPQCYQEHIKPYLEESRRRAPVAV